In Humulus lupulus chromosome 7, drHumLupu1.1, whole genome shotgun sequence, the following are encoded in one genomic region:
- the LOC133792092 gene encoding uncharacterized protein LOC133792092 has product MARLRKSHAFVALFAVLISMEMAINARGQGGNNGNNIGNNNSGDNNGNGNGNNNSGDNNGNNNGNNNSGSNNGNGNGNNNNGGSNGNGNGNNNGGSNNGNGNGNNNSGSNNGNGNGNGNGNSNDKPTKPTKPAGDAASTHYDVLTPLASGRERAFCKARGKCNSKTLTCPAECPSRKPKNNKKKKGCYVDCSSKCEVTCKFRRPNCNGYGSLCYDPRFVGGDGIMFYFHGAKGGNFAIVSDENLQINAHSIGTRPQGRTRDYTWVQALSVMFDTHTLVIGAKRVSQWNDANDALIASWDGESIQIPTDGEAEWRTDSTLNRRQVVLERTDDYNSIRVTVAGLVQMDIKVKPIGKEENRVHNYQIPEGDSFTHLETQFRFFDLSDSVEGVLGKTYQPGYVSPVKIGVPMPMMGGEDKYQTTSLYSPLCNLCRFQWPSMSDNNGEVAQF; this is encoded by the exons ATGGCTAGACTAAGAAAGTCACATGCATTTGTGGCTCTCTTCGCTGTGTTGATCTCAATGGAAATGGCGATCAATGCTAGGGGCCAAGGTGGTAACAACGGAAACAACATCGGCAACAACAACAGTGGAGACAacaacggcaacggcaacggcaacaACAACAGTGGAGACAACAACGGCAACAACAATGGCAACAACAACAGTGGAAGCAACAACGGTAATGGTAACGGAAACAACAACAATGGAGGTAGCAAcggcaacggaaacggcaacaATAACGGTGGAAGCAACAACGGCAATGGTAACGGAAACAACAACAGTGGAAGCAATAACGGAAACGGTAACGGAAATGGAAATGGGAACAGCAATGATAAGCCAACGAAGCCGACGAAGCCAGCAGGCGACGCTGCCTCAACACACTACGACGTTTTGACGCCGTTAGCTTCAGGGAGGGAACGAGCTTTCTGCAAAGCCAGGGGGAAATGTAATTCCAAAACCCTTACATGTCCCGCCGAATGCCCTTCGAGAAAGCCTAAGAACAACAAGAAGAAGAAAGGTTGCTACGTTGATTGCAGCAGCAAGTGTGAAGTCACTTGCAAGT TTAGAAGACCCAACTGTAATGGCTACGGTTCCCTCTGCTACGACCCACGTTTCGTCGGTGGTGACGGCATAATGTTTTACTTCCATGGCGCAAAGGGTGGCAACTTCGCCATCGTCTCCGACGAAAACCTCCAAATAAACGCACACTCTATCGGAACAAGGCCCCAAGGCAGGACCCGAGACTACACATGGGTCCAGGCCCTGTCCGTCATGTTCGACACTCACACCCTTGTCATCGGAGCAAAGCGTGTCTCACAATGGAACGACGCCAATGATGCTCTCATTGCCAGCTGGGACGGCGAGTCCATCCAAATCCCAACTGACGGCGAGGCCGAATGGAGGACCGACAGCACTCTCAACAGACGACAAGTCGTTTTAGAGAGAACCGACGATTATAACAGCATCAGAGTAACGGTGGCAGGTCTCGTGCAAATGGACATTAAAGTGAAACCCATTGGAAAAGAAGAGAACAGAGTCCACAACTATCAAATCCCAGAAGGGGATTCGTTCACTCACTTGGAAACTCAGTTCAGATTCTTCGACCTCTCAGATTCTGTTGAGGGGGTTTTGGGTAAGACATACCAACCAGGTTACGTGAGCCCGGTCAAAATTGGAGTTCCGATGCCGATGATGGGTGGGGAAGATAAGTACCAAACGACTTCTTTGTATTCTCCTCTATGCAACCTTTGCAGGTTTCAGTGGCCATCTATGTCCGACAACAATGGTGAAGTTGCTCAATTCTGA